Proteins co-encoded in one Deltaproteobacteria bacterium genomic window:
- a CDS encoding glycine--tRNA ligase subunit beta has translation MSGSLLIEIVTEEIPAGYITPALEAMATLMDQKLSQVRIEHAKNVQTFGTPRRLVLIVQDVSERQASISKEVLGPPKAVAFDSEGRPTRAAEGFAKSQGISVNRLTIKETAKGDYVCVRKTERGQASLKLLQTIIPEVITAIPFPKTMRWADLSLAFARPIHSILALLGDRIIPFMLESIKSGRRTFGHRFMDPRSIAVRDASEYVPALRSAFVLADISERKKMIEMEIAKAARNLGGRILPDDDLLDTVTHLVEYVAVSAGTFDKDFLKVPSEVLITAMREHQKYFAVVNSDNELLPCFIAVNNTPAEDMAVITSGHERVLRARLEDARFFFETDAKSPSHEMVGRLKGVLFQAKLGSMFEKVCRTQKLAERLAELTAPELKTTVSRAAWLCKSDLTCQMVNEFPKLQGVMGRIYAARSGEPEAVARAIEEHYLPAHAGGALPETTAGALLSMADKLDTICGCFGIGLIPTGTTDPYALRRQAVGIIQIMLVRTISTSLKGLILKSLELFNDKISEDREQTARKVLTFFQHRMEHLLAEQGFAKDLIAAVVSASVNNIPAVLKRTAALQDLKAKPDFEPLATAFKRVVNIIRKARQTGDIAPDAHRAETDPGMFREPCEQVLYDAFQKVKQEISEDIEKAAFDRALLAVSTLKGPVDGFFDGVMVLTDDKSLKQNRLALLGEIADLFAIFADFSKIST, from the coding sequence ATGTCCGGATCTTTACTCATTGAAATCGTAACTGAGGAGATACCTGCGGGATATATCACACCCGCCCTTGAGGCCATGGCAACTCTCATGGACCAGAAACTGTCACAGGTCCGCATCGAACACGCCAAAAATGTACAGACCTTTGGAACCCCGAGGCGTCTTGTCCTGATAGTTCAAGATGTCTCTGAACGGCAAGCGTCCATCAGCAAAGAGGTTCTAGGCCCTCCAAAGGCAGTGGCCTTTGACTCCGAAGGGCGGCCTACGAGGGCAGCAGAAGGTTTTGCAAAGAGTCAGGGAATTTCGGTGAACCGCCTAACCATCAAGGAAACAGCCAAAGGCGATTATGTGTGTGTCAGGAAAACCGAACGAGGACAGGCATCCCTGAAGCTCCTTCAAACCATTATCCCGGAAGTGATTACTGCTATTCCCTTTCCCAAGACCATGCGCTGGGCCGATCTGAGTCTGGCTTTTGCCAGGCCGATTCATTCCATCCTGGCCCTTTTAGGAGACCGGATCATCCCTTTCATGCTCGAAAGTATCAAGAGCGGTCGACGAACCTTTGGTCATCGCTTTATGGATCCAAGATCCATTGCCGTCAGGGATGCTTCCGAATACGTCCCTGCGCTCCGGTCTGCCTTTGTTCTGGCCGACATAAGCGAACGCAAGAAAATGATAGAAATGGAAATTGCAAAAGCTGCTCGTAATCTGGGTGGCAGAATCCTTCCCGATGATGACTTGCTTGACACAGTCACCCATCTGGTGGAGTACGTTGCCGTGTCGGCCGGAACTTTTGACAAGGACTTTCTCAAAGTCCCCAGTGAAGTCCTGATCACCGCCATGCGGGAACACCAAAAATACTTTGCCGTAGTCAACTCCGATAACGAGCTGTTGCCCTGTTTCATCGCGGTCAACAACACCCCCGCCGAAGACATGGCAGTAATAACTTCGGGACACGAGCGCGTGCTTCGGGCCAGGCTCGAAGATGCACGCTTTTTCTTTGAGACTGACGCAAAGAGCCCCTCTCACGAAATGGTGGGCAGGCTCAAAGGAGTACTCTTCCAGGCGAAGCTGGGATCGATGTTCGAAAAGGTGTGTCGAACTCAAAAACTCGCCGAGCGCCTCGCAGAGTTGACAGCTCCGGAGCTAAAGACAACTGTATCGCGGGCCGCATGGTTGTGTAAATCAGACCTTACGTGTCAAATGGTCAATGAATTCCCAAAGCTCCAGGGGGTCATGGGGCGCATTTATGCAGCCCGCTCAGGGGAACCAGAGGCTGTGGCCCGGGCCATTGAGGAACACTATCTGCCGGCCCATGCCGGGGGGGCCCTTCCCGAAACGACTGCCGGCGCCCTGCTGAGCATGGCTGACAAGCTGGATACGATCTGCGGATGCTTTGGAATTGGTCTGATTCCTACCGGAACAACAGACCCCTATGCCCTGAGGCGCCAGGCCGTGGGGATCATCCAGATCATGCTGGTAAGGACCATCTCCACCTCTCTTAAAGGACTCATTCTAAAGAGCCTTGAGCTTTTCAACGACAAAATATCCGAAGACCGGGAGCAAACCGCCCGCAAGGTCCTCACGTTTTTCCAGCATCGCATGGAGCACCTGCTGGCAGAACAGGGATTTGCCAAGGATCTGATTGCTGCTGTGGTCAGCGCTTCCGTTAACAATATCCCGGCAGTACTAAAACGAACAGCGGCACTGCAAGACCTGAAGGCCAAACCGGATTTCGAGCCCCTTGCCACGGCCTTTAAACGTGTGGTGAACATCATCAGAAAGGCCAGGCAAACAGGCGACATTGCGCCCGATGCCCACCGAGCTGAAACAGATCCCGGCATGTTTCGGGAACCGTGTGAGCAAGTACTTTATGACGCCTTTCAAAAGGTGAAACAGGAAATATCCGAAGACATAGAAAAGGCGGCCTTTGATCGTGCTCTGCTTGCAGTGTCCACCCTGAAGGGGCCGGTGGACGGCTTTTTTGATGGGGTTATGGTCCTAACCGACGACAAGAGCCTTAAGCAAAACCGCCTGGCACTGCTTGGAGAAATTGCCGACCTTTTTGCCATCTTTGCCGATTTTTCGAAGATTTCAACGTAA
- a CDS encoding PilZ domain-containing protein: protein MKERRGTPRYEVILKVRYDTKEALQDALIHNLSSGGLYLTTQAPFDVGYEFQIEIELPEQNEWIEGKCRVVWVNEIDTESYPKGMGVTFLEIPPKFKELLEKKTGM from the coding sequence ATGAAAGAGCGCAGGGGAACCCCGAGGTATGAAGTTATCCTAAAGGTCCGTTATGACACCAAAGAGGCGCTGCAAGATGCTCTCATCCATAACTTGAGCTCTGGCGGGCTCTATCTGACGACCCAAGCGCCATTCGATGTGGGCTATGAATTTCAGATAGAAATTGAATTGCCGGAACAAAATGAATGGATAGAGGGAAAATGTAGAGTTGTTTGGGTCAACGAGATTGACACAGAAAGTTATCCAAAGGGAATGGGGGTCACGTTTCTGGAAATACCCCCAAAATTTAAGGAGTTGCTTGAGAAGAAAACGGGCATGTAG
- the recO gene encoding DNA repair protein RecO: MPHLSSPAIMLRATEHGDYDKIITFFTLKRGKVSLIAKGAKKSVKRFAGILELFSVLNLVWTYGRGRGLPILQEASIVHPFEQIRTSISKTAYASYWCELVYQWMEQGQKQPSLYKLLEHVLDQLNSGSLSHEILHIAFQLHFMGISGFRPGLDHCANCQTPLDEFERSSVVFNVKRGGILCEKCSPGRPGHLSFSKGTIKLLRWVLNAPLGTLHRLRFSDQAIEESHKMLEAFVPYHLGKETKSLRFLKQLTAR, from the coding sequence ATGCCGCACCTGTCTTCCCCTGCCATTATGCTCCGGGCAACCGAGCATGGCGATTATGACAAGATCATTACCTTCTTCACTCTCAAACGAGGAAAAGTCTCTCTAATAGCCAAGGGAGCCAAAAAGAGCGTCAAACGCTTTGCAGGAATTCTGGAACTCTTCTCGGTCTTGAACCTGGTGTGGACCTATGGTCGAGGCCGGGGGCTGCCCATATTGCAGGAAGCCTCGATAGTCCACCCTTTTGAGCAGATCCGAACCAGCATCAGCAAGACCGCCTATGCCAGCTACTGGTGCGAGTTGGTCTATCAGTGGATGGAGCAAGGCCAGAAACAGCCTTCTTTGTACAAGCTCCTTGAGCATGTACTGGATCAACTCAACTCCGGAAGTCTGTCCCACGAGATCCTTCACATCGCATTTCAGCTTCACTTCATGGGCATAAGCGGCTTTAGACCTGGCCTAGACCATTGCGCCAACTGCCAGACACCCCTCGATGAATTTGAGCGCTCCTCCGTTGTCTTCAATGTAAAACGAGGGGGGATATTATGCGAAAAATGTTCCCCCGGCAGACCAGGCCACCTCTCCTTTTCCAAGGGAACGATCAAGCTCCTCCGCTGGGTTTTGAATGCGCCATTAGGGACACTCCACCGGCTCCGGTTCTCCGATCAGGCAATCGAAGAGAGTCATAAGATGCTTGAGGCCTTTGTGCCGTACCATCTCGGAAAGGAGACAAAAAGCCTGAGATTCCTCAAACAACTCACTGCCAGATGA
- a CDS encoding SurA N-terminal domain-containing protein: protein MKKRAIAIKVFITSLVLPWFLSWTVAVQVHGELADRIVAIVNDDAITLSELNEALEPYAKQIRNSLYGPEEERKMLFKVRQDILDRMIEQKLTDQETKRLGVSVQERELDQRIEQIKSEHLFTEEELKEALAAEGFTLDEYRRRIKEQILGIKLINLEVKSKIAITEEEIRDYYEKHLDVYGEKKEYHLRTILIRVPSWEATRDRLNALRRIETVMNELKSGAPFAELASKYSDDATARAGGDLGLFSIEELSPEFQETIRWMREGEISPVLQTPQGYQVLMVEEIKGLTGKTLKEARIEIQEKIYREVVEEKYKAWLKALRERSYVKVIQ from the coding sequence ATGAAAAAAAGAGCAATTGCTATCAAGGTTTTCATCACATCGCTTGTCCTGCCATGGTTCCTCTCGTGGACTGTGGCGGTTCAGGTTCACGGGGAGCTGGCGGATCGCATTGTGGCCATCGTAAATGATGACGCCATTACCCTTTCGGAGCTAAATGAAGCGCTCGAACCTTATGCCAAGCAAATCCGTAATTCTCTCTATGGACCGGAAGAAGAACGCAAAATGCTTTTCAAGGTGCGTCAAGACATCTTGGACAGGATGATTGAGCAAAAATTGACGGATCAGGAGACCAAGAGGTTGGGAGTCTCAGTTCAAGAAAGGGAACTGGACCAGAGAATAGAACAGATCAAGAGTGAACATCTTTTCACGGAAGAAGAACTAAAGGAAGCCCTCGCGGCCGAGGGTTTCACTCTGGACGAATATCGCCGGCGGATCAAGGAACAGATACTGGGAATCAAGCTCATCAATCTTGAGGTCAAATCCAAAATCGCCATTACCGAAGAGGAAATCCGGGATTACTATGAAAAGCACCTGGATGTATATGGTGAGAAAAAAGAATATCACCTTCGGACCATCCTGATAAGGGTACCGTCTTGGGAGGCGACTCGGGACAGGTTAAACGCCCTCAGAAGGATTGAGACCGTCATGAACGAATTGAAGTCCGGCGCTCCTTTTGCCGAGTTGGCAAGCAAGTATTCGGACGATGCAACAGCCAGGGCAGGAGGGGATCTGGGCCTGTTTTCCATAGAGGAACTCTCGCCTGAATTCCAGGAGACGATTCGCTGGATGAGGGAGGGCGAGATCAGCCCGGTTTTGCAAACCCCGCAGGGTTATCAAGTCCTAATGGTCGAAGAGATCAAGGGTTTAACCGGCAAAACACTAAAGGAAGCGAGAATAGAGATACAGGAGAAGATATATCGCGAGGTGGTGGAAGAAAAATACAAGGCATGGTTGAAAGCCCTTAGAGAACGATCATACGTAAAAGTGATTCAGTAG
- the asnS gene encoding asparagine--tRNA ligase: MQTTIDSVENRVGETVTLCGWVTHKRSSGRIRFLVLRDGMGVIQATLIRGETSDQAFDLYSDLSQESSLAVTGIIQRDARATGGYEILVSNIEVFQLAETYPITPKEHGVGFLMDHRHLWLRSSRQRAILRIRHCVVTTARRFFDDQGFTLLDAPILTPSSCEGTSTLFETDYFGHNKAFLSQSGQLYMEAGAMAFGKVYCCGPTFRAEKSKTRRHLTEFWMIEPEIAFADLQTIMSLAEAMIVTVVQEVLKTCEPELRLLQRDIATLERIQPPFPVISYDEAVQILKDAGEPLPWGEDFGGGQETIISRHFDKPVLIHRYPVQTKAFYMKNDPDRHEVALCVDMLAPEGYGEIIGGGQREDDSKVLSEKIEKAGLPAKDFQWYLELRRYGSIPHAGFGLGIERAVAWICGLEHVRETIPFPRLLDRLYP; the protein is encoded by the coding sequence ATGCAAACAACAATTGATTCCGTTGAAAATCGTGTTGGTGAGACCGTCACGCTTTGCGGTTGGGTAACCCACAAACGCTCCAGCGGTCGAATACGTTTCCTGGTGCTCAGGGATGGGATGGGCGTTATTCAAGCCACTCTGATTAGGGGTGAGACGAGTGACCAGGCCTTTGACCTGTACTCAGATCTGTCCCAGGAATCTTCTCTGGCTGTTACCGGAATAATCCAAAGGGATGCGCGGGCTACCGGAGGTTATGAGATCCTCGTATCAAATATCGAGGTATTTCAGCTGGCAGAAACCTATCCAATTACCCCAAAGGAGCATGGAGTGGGTTTCTTGATGGATCACCGCCACCTGTGGCTTCGATCTTCTCGACAGAGGGCCATTCTGCGTATCCGCCACTGCGTGGTCACAACAGCTCGGAGATTTTTTGATGATCAGGGATTCACGCTCCTGGACGCCCCGATCCTGACCCCTTCATCTTGCGAAGGCACTTCAACCCTTTTTGAAACTGACTATTTCGGGCACAACAAGGCCTTTTTGTCTCAAAGCGGGCAGCTTTACATGGAGGCAGGCGCTATGGCTTTTGGCAAGGTTTATTGCTGTGGCCCCACTTTTCGTGCAGAAAAGTCGAAAACCCGCCGGCATCTTACCGAGTTTTGGATGATTGAGCCGGAAATTGCGTTTGCTGATCTGCAAACCATCATGTCCCTGGCAGAAGCCATGATCGTGACCGTCGTCCAAGAGGTCCTCAAAACCTGCGAGCCGGAACTCCGCCTCCTGCAGCGTGATATTGCCACGCTTGAGAGGATTCAGCCCCCTTTTCCGGTCATCAGCTATGATGAGGCCGTGCAAATCTTGAAAGATGCTGGAGAACCCCTCCCGTGGGGTGAAGACTTCGGAGGTGGGCAAGAAACCATTATCTCGAGACATTTTGACAAACCCGTGCTGATTCACCGATACCCGGTACAGACCAAGGCCTTCTACATGAAAAATGACCCCGATCGTCATGAGGTGGCCCTCTGTGTGGACATGTTGGCCCCTGAGGGCTACGGGGAGATTATCGGAGGGGGCCAGCGTGAAGACGATTCAAAGGTCCTGAGCGAAAAGATCGAAAAGGCAGGATTGCCAGCCAAAGATTTTCAATGGTATTTGGAGCTCAGACGTTACGGCAGCATCCCACACGCAGGTTTTGGCCTGGGCATTGAGCGGGCCGTCGCGTGGATCTGCGGCCTCGAGCACGTGAGGGAAACCATCCCCTTCCCGAGGCTCCTTGATAGATTGTATCCATGA
- a CDS encoding response regulator has product MTSKDARILVVDDDREFAESMAEHMVELGCSVKVAYDGHEGLNKFSSDDFDLVFTDLQMPVMDGMELLREIKALDKRSVVVIITGFATIKSAVEAIKEGAYDYVTKPLKLNELDIVIDRALEKRTLVKQLDFFRGLTLAALISIPIWLILGIILASIIF; this is encoded by the coding sequence GTGACCAGCAAAGATGCGAGAATCTTGGTAGTAGATGATGATAGAGAATTTGCGGAAAGCATGGCCGAACATATGGTTGAGTTAGGGTGTTCGGTCAAGGTGGCTTACGATGGCCACGAGGGCCTAAACAAGTTCAGTTCAGATGACTTTGATTTGGTTTTTACCGATCTTCAGATGCCCGTCATGGACGGCATGGAATTGCTCCGTGAAATCAAAGCGCTGGACAAACGATCTGTTGTGGTCATCATCACCGGCTTTGCGACCATCAAGTCTGCTGTTGAAGCTATCAAAGAGGGCGCTTACGACTATGTCACAAAGCCACTCAAGCTTAACGAACTTGACATCGTTATCGATCGAGCTTTGGAAAAACGCACTCTGGTCAAGCAACTCGACTTTTTCAGGGGATTAACCCTGGCAGCGCTTATTTCGATTCCCATCTGGCTAATCCTGGGAATTATTCTGGCATCAATTATCTTTTGA
- a CDS encoding peptidylprolyl isomerase, with protein MSYRISKIPTAVVLFLFLLASGCSDRSEIGVHSQTVIRVDDHVLTLAEFNEYFEPLEMSCANGKTDGGSSLREARIRFLLQLLEEMIILRRAEELDLHISSGELEEAVSNIKGDYSEDGFKAMFLKQAISFETWQERLKKQMLVEKVINKDLLDQISVKPAEIRDYYDKHNEEWTHGNQVRALHIVLPKKEEADLVLKRLKKGEDFATLARQYSTAPESEKGGDMGYVARGHLPQCLEDPLFTLKKDKLSRVIKTPYGYHIFKVVETRKAGKSKMDEWVEEIRERVRKEKLEIAYGPWLAKLRSHYRIMVNEEAVQ; from the coding sequence ATGAGTTATAGAATTTCCAAAATACCAACGGCCGTCGTTCTTTTTCTTTTCCTCCTTGCTTCAGGATGTTCGGACAGAAGTGAGATTGGCGTCCACAGTCAAACCGTAATCCGGGTTGATGACCATGTGCTGACCCTAGCAGAATTCAACGAGTACTTTGAACCACTCGAAATGAGCTGTGCCAACGGAAAAACCGATGGTGGCTCCAGCTTGCGCGAGGCTCGCATCAGGTTTCTCTTGCAACTCCTTGAAGAGATGATCATTCTCAGACGGGCAGAAGAGCTCGATTTACATATCTCCTCCGGGGAACTCGAAGAGGCTGTCAGCAATATTAAAGGCGATTATAGCGAAGACGGCTTTAAGGCCATGTTTTTGAAGCAGGCCATCTCCTTCGAGACCTGGCAGGAACGTCTCAAGAAACAGATGTTGGTTGAGAAGGTAATCAACAAGGATCTACTGGATCAAATCTCGGTCAAGCCGGCCGAAATAAGGGACTACTACGATAAACACAATGAGGAATGGACTCACGGGAACCAGGTACGCGCGCTTCATATCGTGCTCCCCAAAAAAGAAGAGGCAGACCTTGTCTTGAAGAGACTCAAGAAAGGTGAAGACTTTGCCACATTGGCCCGTCAATATTCCACAGCGCCGGAGTCAGAAAAGGGTGGGGATATGGGATATGTGGCTCGCGGTCACCTTCCACAATGCCTTGAAGATCCCCTTTTTACCTTGAAAAAGGACAAGCTGAGCCGTGTGATAAAGACGCCTTATGGTTATCACATATTCAAGGTGGTCGAAACGAGGAAGGCAGGCAAGTCAAAAATGGATGAGTGGGTCGAAGAAATCAGAGAACGGGTCCGGAAAGAAAAACTTGAAATAGCCTACGGCCCGTGGTTGGCCAAGCTGCGATCACACTATAGGATCATGGTCAACGAGGAAGCTGTCCAATGA
- a CDS encoding glycine--tRNA ligase subunit alpha produces the protein MTFQKLIQALEKFWARHGCILQQPYDIEVGAGTFHPDTLLRVLGPEPWRVAYVEPSRRPTDGRYGKNPNRLQHYYQYQVILKPSPLKIQDMYLRSLKALGLDPLAHDIRFVEDDWESPTLGASGLGWEVWLDGMEITQFTYFQQAASIELDPVSVEITYGLERIAMYLQGVDNVYNLKWNDSITYGDLHHQAEVEHSTYNFELSDVKMLLTLFDMYEAECQRVIGALVLPAYEYCLKCSHVFNLLDARGAISVTERTGYIARVRNLARACGAAYFEQRKTMGFPLLEQRIKQLLIKDEG, from the coding sequence CTGACCTTTCAGAAACTCATCCAGGCCCTTGAAAAATTCTGGGCACGACACGGTTGCATCCTGCAGCAACCCTACGACATTGAAGTCGGGGCAGGCACCTTTCATCCGGATACCCTTCTAAGAGTCCTCGGTCCCGAACCCTGGCGGGTAGCCTACGTAGAGCCTTCTCGCCGGCCCACGGACGGCCGCTACGGAAAGAATCCCAACCGGCTTCAACACTACTACCAATATCAGGTCATCCTCAAGCCTTCCCCACTCAAGATCCAGGACATGTACCTGAGAAGCCTGAAAGCCCTCGGGTTGGACCCCTTGGCCCACGACATCCGCTTTGTGGAAGATGATTGGGAATCGCCGACCCTTGGAGCATCCGGGCTCGGGTGGGAAGTGTGGCTTGACGGAATGGAAATTACCCAGTTTACCTACTTCCAACAGGCAGCAAGTATTGAACTTGATCCTGTCTCTGTTGAAATTACATACGGCCTGGAACGGATTGCCATGTATCTGCAAGGTGTAGACAACGTTTATAACCTGAAATGGAACGATTCCATCACCTACGGAGACCTGCACCATCAGGCGGAAGTAGAGCATTCCACATACAACTTCGAACTCTCTGATGTCAAAATGCTCCTCACCCTCTTTGACATGTATGAGGCTGAATGCCAGCGTGTTATTGGGGCTCTGGTGCTGCCCGCCTATGAATATTGCCTGAAGTGTTCCCATGTTTTTAACCTGCTCGATGCTCGCGGCGCCATAAGCGTTACCGAAAGGACGGGCTATATCGCCCGCGTGAGGAATCTTGCGCGGGCCTGCGGCGCGGCCTATTTCGAACAAAGAAAAACCATGGGATTTCCGTTGCTTGAGCAGAGGATTAAACAACTGCTCATCAAAGACGAGGGATAA
- the mgtE gene encoding magnesium transporter, which yields MSVDRTKLLLDTVKRLLRRGATVHLHKIVNKTHAADLAIVFQFLTLREQEALFDLLDGVDQKAMLFSELEQEIFQNLTEDMPAEKIAEILEQTPTDDAADLLGKLPDERAKTLLDLMAKEDSEEVEGLLGYDAETAGGIMVPEFVALKEETTAREAIEALQKEHLDVEMVFYLYVVDDHGNLVGVISLRQLVVVRPETMLKSIMATDVVSVQTDMDQEEVARIVARYNILAVPVVDENNTLVGIVTVDDVIDIIREEATEDILKMAGAGEDLIESQSLLRSTRIRLPWLMASWIGGLIAFFIIGHFENSLNKLIYLAAFIPIIMGMGGNIGTQSSTIVVRGLATGVLNIKQIWHVVLKELVTGFILGFIYGLLLGMVVHIRYDMWLLGITVGLAVISSMTIAALVGSLVPMVFARINIDPAVATGPFVTTSIDILSVFFYFQIATLLLHI from the coding sequence ATGTCCGTTGACCGCACCAAACTCCTTCTAGACACCGTCAAAAGACTCCTCAGGCGAGGCGCCACGGTCCATCTTCATAAAATTGTCAACAAAACCCACGCCGCAGACCTGGCTATCGTCTTTCAGTTCTTGACACTCCGGGAGCAGGAGGCCCTCTTTGACCTCCTGGACGGCGTGGACCAGAAAGCCATGCTCTTCAGTGAGTTGGAACAGGAAATATTCCAAAATCTGACCGAAGACATGCCTGCTGAAAAAATCGCGGAAATCCTGGAACAAACGCCTACCGACGACGCGGCCGATCTCCTGGGAAAACTCCCTGATGAGCGGGCCAAGACCCTGCTTGACCTCATGGCAAAAGAGGACTCTGAAGAGGTGGAAGGGCTGCTCGGCTACGATGCCGAAACCGCCGGCGGCATCATGGTTCCGGAATTCGTTGCCCTAAAAGAAGAGACCACGGCTCGAGAGGCCATCGAGGCGCTGCAAAAGGAGCATCTGGATGTTGAGATGGTTTTTTACCTGTACGTGGTTGACGATCACGGCAATCTCGTGGGCGTCATCTCCTTGCGGCAACTGGTCGTCGTGCGACCGGAAACCATGCTGAAATCAATCATGGCAACAGATGTCGTCAGTGTCCAGACCGACATGGACCAGGAAGAGGTAGCCAGAATCGTTGCCCGTTACAATATCCTTGCAGTGCCTGTCGTGGACGAAAACAATACACTTGTCGGCATCGTCACGGTGGATGACGTTATTGATATTATCCGCGAGGAGGCAACAGAGGACATCCTGAAAATGGCGGGAGCAGGTGAAGATCTCATTGAATCCCAGTCGCTCTTGAGGAGCACGAGAATCCGGCTTCCTTGGCTGATGGCCAGTTGGATCGGGGGCTTAATCGCCTTTTTTATCATCGGCCATTTCGAGAACAGCCTGAATAAACTTATTTATCTTGCGGCCTTCATACCGATCATCATGGGCATGGGTGGAAATATCGGAACCCAGTCTTCTACCATCGTGGTTCGCGGCCTCGCCACGGGTGTCTTGAATATAAAGCAAATATGGCATGTCGTACTGAAAGAGCTTGTGACTGGATTCATCCTCGGCTTTATTTACGGACTTCTCCTTGGAATGGTCGTACACATCCGCTATGACATGTGGCTACTCGGCATTACGGTGGGGCTTGCTGTCATAAGTTCAATGACTATCGCCGCCTTGGTCGGTTCACTTGTACCCATGGTTTTTGCTCGTATCAATATCGACCCGGCCGTGGCCACGGGCCCCTTTGTGACCACCTCCATTGACATCCTGAGCGTTTTTTTCTACTTCCAGATCGCAACCCTGTTGCTCCACATATAG